AGGATGTCACAGCACTTGTACTGAGTATCGCCGTCCTTGTGGGTGGTCTGGCGGGCCTTCCGCCAGTGTTCGCACGGCACCGATCGAACGGAATCTGATGGGGTAATTGATTTCCAAGAATCGGACGGGGAATCTGCGCGCTGGCTCGACGGGACGACCCGTAGTAGGTCGGTCGTGTCTCCGCGACGTGCGGTCGTGTACCCACGAAACACTCGACGCGGTGGGGTCGTGTACGAAACCCGAATAACAAATTATTTCGGATCTCGGACGCGAGAGCGCGTATGACGCGTTCAGTACCGCGAGCCGGCCGGCGGTGTCCCGTCTGCGAGTTCGTCCACTATCCGGCGTCGCGGACGGCCCCGTCTACGTGTCGCATCTGCGGGGCCGCGCTGGACGACGCCCGCCGCTGATCGCCCCGGCGTGACGCGGCCTCCAGTCGCGCAGGAATCGGCTCCGACCGCGTCCGGCACCGTCTTCCACCGGTGCCCGCCGCCGGCGCCGGTCTACAACGACATCTTGTAGCCCGAATTCAGACAGGCGAACGGTTTACTTCACGACATCGTTCTAAATTCATGTATGTTTTAACTCCCAATATGCAGGCCAACGTACCAAGTTGTAGTTTGATGGTTGCTTTTGTCGGACAAGATCGGGTTGAGGCCACAGGATTTATATCCGATGGAATGAAGCGTCCGGTCAATGCTGCTCTCAGCCGATCGTTCGGAGACACGACGAGATCGTTCACTCAGTTTCGAGATTATCAACGCAGTAGCCGAACGGGAGGGGGTCGACGCGACCGAGATCGAACCGCCCGAGTACGAAGCCCTCTACGACGTTCTCAACCCCGAAGCGCTCGATGCGTTGTTCTCTCCCCGCGAAGACGGTACCCCGCGATCGAACGGTACGGTCGAGTTCCGCTTTTGCGGTTACGACGTCGTCGTCACCGGCGACGGCGACGTGGACGTCCGCGAGTGAGTCCGGTCACGGCGACCGCCGCTCCCGGTGAGCACGGATCCGGTCGCGCCACTCGGGGGGCATCTCGCGGGACCGTCCCGTCTCCCGGTCGACGATCACCTGCACGGTCCTCGCGGTCGCCGCCCGCTCCCCGTCCGCCCGGACCTCGTACTCCATCGGCAGGCTCGAGGTCCCCGGTTCCGGCACGCCCAGCGCGACGGTGACCGACTCGTCGGCGTCGATCGGTCGGCGGTAATCGATCTCGAGGTTCGCGAGGACGGTGTCGGCGGTCACGAGCGACTCGCCGATCACGTCCTCGAAGAAGGCCGCCCGGGCCTGTTCGAGGTACGTCGCGTAGACGGCGTTGTTGACGTGGCCCATGAAGTCGATGTCGCGGAGGCGAACGTCGACGTCGACGGCGTACGTGTACTCGGTCATGGCGTGTCGGTACGGACCGACGGACGCTGGTTCTATCGGTCGCCCGGAACGTCCGGCCGGCGGCGCGGAGACCGGGACCGCTACCCGGGAGCCTCGACGAGCGGACTCATTGTAAGGGAGCCGCTACCCGCCGCTTCGCGGCGGTTACGGCTCCTCCTCGGCGTCGCAGACCGACGCGAACACCGACTCGTGGAGGCGGTCGGCGACGAGGTCCGTCAGCGGTTCGAGGTTCGCCGTGTCCGCCCGGTTTGTACTCGATCAGCGTTTCGAGGGCCGCCTCGTCGCCGCGCTCGTACTCGTGCCAGAGGCGAACGGCGTCGCGCCCCGAGAGGTCCGGCAGGTCGCGTTCGAGTCCGACCTCGCGTTCGATCCGCTTGAGGCCGCCGTCGAGGCCGAGTTTCCGACACGGGTACATGAGGTCGACGTGGGGGAGCGAGGCGTCGAGGTCGTAGTTGGCCTCAAGGAACGGCACGTCGAAGCGGGCGCCGTTGAACGTCACCAGCAGCGACGCCGCCTCCAGTTCGGTCCGTAGCCGCTCGCCGGTGAGGTCCCGGCCGCGCACGAACGTCCGCGTCTCGCCGCCCCGGTGGACGCTGACGGTCGTCACCTCGTCGCGCGCCGGGTCGAGCCCGGTCGTCTCGATGTCCAGAAAGCACGCCTCCTCGCGGACGTTCTCGTACAGCCGCCAGCGGCTGGCCGCCGGCAGCGACTCCGCGAAGTACGAGACGTCGCCGCGGTCGAGACGGGCCCGGCCCTCCTCGATGAACGACTCGATGCGGTCGGCGAGGGTGGCGCCGACGACGCGCCCGTCGAACTCGTCCCAGTGGGTAACCCCCTCGGCCCAGAGCCGGCGCTCGGTCTTCTCGCCGACTCCCCGGACCGGGATGAAGCTGTTCTCGATTCGCACGGTATCCGCTGGGGAGCCGTCGCCTCAAAAGCGCTCGGATCGCCGCCCGTCCCGCGGCCTATCGGCCGCTTTTTCACGTCGCCGCCCCAACGGGTTCGCATGGACGGATCAGACGAGGACCTCGCCGAGGCCGTCCGGGAACTCTCGGAGACCCTGCGCGAACTGCGCCGCGAACTCGAACGCGAGGGGCGCGAGGGGCGCGAGCGGCGGCGCGGGCGGCCGTTCCGGTTTCGCCCGCCGCGGCCCGAGGACCTGCTCCGGTTCGCGGACGACGTCGCGCTCCCGACGCTGATCGCGCTGCTGGAGGCCACCCTCCGGTCGCTCGAAGCCTTCCAGCGCGGGCTGGCGCTCGTCCGCCGGGAGCGCCGCGCCAGGGACCGCACGCGCGAGACCGCCGAGACGACGCGTGCGCGCGCGGACGAACTGGGCGAGCGGGCGCTCGACCAACTCGACGTCGCGCTGTCGGAACTCCAGCGGGCGCTCTCCGGCGAGGGCGCGGACGTCCCCGACGACCGCGCGCGCGACCTGCTCGTGGACGCCCGCGAGTTGCGCGACGAAGTCGACCGCCGCCTGCGCGACGCGACGGCCGGCCCCGAACCGGGCGACGAGCGGGGTCGCGCCATCGAGATCGAGGACGGATCGGACGACGCCGACGAGACCGAGGCGGACCCCTCGGTCGACGTGGACGCCGAACTCGAGACGCTCCGGGAGCGGTACGGGCCGGAGGAGGACGCGGAGGGCGGAGAGGGGAACGACGAATCGGACGACGAGGACGGCGTCGCGGAGGACGGCGACGAGGAAGACGAAGCAACCGACGACGGCGGCGACGAGGAGAACGGAACCTGACCCTCAGACCGGTTCGAACCGGTAGCCGTCCCACTCCTGGCTCTTCGGTTCCTTGATCCCCGCGCCGGGTTCGCGCAGTTCCTCGACGTAGACGGGTCGGACCTCGTCGCCGACCTCGACGTCGTCGGTCGTCAGTTGACCGATCGCGCGGACCGGTTCGCCGTCGACGTCGAACTCGACGATCGCGATGTGGTTCGGCTCGCGCACGCCCGGCGGCGTCGCGGTGCTGGTCGTCCAGGTGACGACCTCCGCGGTGTACTCGCTGAGGTCGATCGTCTCGACCGATTCGGAGCCGTCCGGACCCAGCGGGTGGCCGGGGTAGCTGATCGATCCGTCCTCGTACCGGTAGGCGTCCATCGTCATCGTGCTGCCTCCATGATGGTGGTGATCACGCAGTTACCGAACCCGCCGACGTTACACGCGAGGCCCACGTCGGCCTCGACCTGTCGCGGCCCCGCTTCGCCGACGAGTTGTTCGTATATCTCGACGCCCTGGGCGACGCCGCTGGCCCCGAGCGGGTGACCCTTCGACTTGAGTCCGCCGGAGGTGTTGATCGGCAACTCGCCGTCGCGGTCGGTGTAACCCGCCTCGACGAGTTCCCACGCCTCGCCGTGCTCGGCGAAGCCGAGCCCCTCCATCTGGAGGAACTCGAGGATGGTGAACATGTCGTGCAGTTCCGCGACGTCGACGTCGTCCGGCTCGTAGCCGCTCATCTCGTAGGCGCCCCGACCGCTCTCGACGACGCCGCTCATCACCGTCGGGTCGGGTCGCTCGTGGACGACGTGGGTGTCCGTCGCGCCGTCGATGCCCGCGATCACGGCGTACTCGTCGGCGTACTCCCGGGCGACCGACTCCGGGCAGAACAACAGCGCCGCGCTCCCGTCGGTGATCGGGCAGAAGTCGTACAGCCGCAGCGGGTCGGCGACGACGGGCGACCCGAGGACCGTCTCGACGTCGACCTCCCTGCGGAACTGCGCGTTCGGGTTGTCGACGCCGTTTCGGTGGTTCTTCACCGCGACCTTCGCGAGGCTCTCGCGGGGGGCGTCGAACCGGTCGAGGTAGTGACGGGCGGTGAGTCCGGCGAACGACGGCAGCGTGACGCCGTGTTTGTACTCGCAGGGGTGGGTGATCGACGCGATGACGTCGGTCGCCTCGGCGGTCGTCCGGTGGGTCATCTTCTCGCCGCCGACGAGCAGCGTCATCTCGCTGGCGCCGCTGGCGATCGAGCGCCAGGCGGCGTAGATCCCGGCGCCGCCGCTCGAACTCGTCTGGTCGACGCGCTCGGTGTACGCCGGGAGCGCGCCGAGGTCGTGGGCGAGGCCGTTCATGATCCCGCCTTGCCCCTCGAACTCGCCGCTGGCCATGTTCGAGACGTACAGGTGTTCGATCTCGTCGGGGTCGACGCCCGCGTCTTCGAGGCAGTCGATGCCGGCCTCCGCGAGCAGGTCGCGGATCCAGGCGTCGCGCTGCCCGAACTGGGTCATCGACGCGCCGATGATCGCCACGCGTTCCATACCCCAACGGACTCGGGACACTACTTTATATGATAGGGATTTTCCGACGGAACGAGAGGCCGTCGCGGGGACGGGCCTTCCGGTGGAACGGTTACGGCCGTGTGGCGGACGACCCTCCGTCGGGTACGTCCACTCCCGGGACGGACGTCGGTCGCGGCCCTCAGCGCACCGACCGCGTGAGCACGAACACCAGCAGCGCCATCAACAGCGACCCGAGCAGCGACTCGACGCCGGCGATCGTCCGCGCGACGGTCCCGATCGGCTGGATGTCGCCGTAGCCGAGCGTCGCGAACGTGACGATGCTGAAGTAGAGGCTCCTGAAGAACACCGACAGCAGCGCCGCGAGCGACGCCTGCGTGGGGTCTTCGAGCGAGTAGGTGATCGCCGTGTCGACCCCCACCTCGCGGATGCCGCCGGTCAGCGGGTACAACAGCGCACAGACCAGTATCAACACCAGCGAACTGGCGACGACCCGCCACGGACTCGTGCCGTAGCGCATCAGCCAGTGAGAGCCCGCGAGTTTGATCGCGCGCCGGTACGCCCCCGTCTTCCAGGCGACCCGGCGGCGCAGGTCCATCTCGCGGCGGTAGTACTCGATCGACCGGTCCGGGAGCGCGTTCTCGTCGAAGATCCGCTGGAGTTCGCGGTACGTCCAGGTCGCCCCGTCGGCGAAGTCGATCACCGCCTCGCGGTCGTCGGCCTCGTCGATCAGTCGCTCGTAGACGAGACGGTCGCCGAACGCCGTCTCGCGGTCCATCGGCGCGTCCGAGAACAGCGTCCGGTCGAGGCGCGCGTCGAGGAAGGTCGCCTCCCGCAGGTCGGCGTTGACGAACAGCGCGTCCTCGACGACCGCCCGCTCGAACGTCGCGCGCCGCAGGTCGACGTCCCGGAACGTCGACCGCCGCAGGTCCGCCCCGGTGAAGTCGACGCCCCGGAGGATCGCGCCGGTGAAGTCCGCGCCGATGAGTCGACAGCCGGCCAGCCACGTCACGCCCGCGAGCGAGACGCTCCGGAGGATCGCGCCGTCGAGGCGCTCGCCGCGGCGCGGCCGGTCCGCCTCGAACGCCTCGCGGGGTTTGCTCTCGACGTCCGCGTGCCAGACGCAGCGCTCGCCGTCGCCCCAGCGCGGCCGCCAGCAACAGACCGCACCGACGTTCCCCCTCGTCAGCTCCGGCTGCACGTGTCCGCACCGGCCGTCCGGCGGAGTTTCGTTCATGTGACACGAACGCCGGCGAGCGTATAGAATCGTGTCGGTGGACCGAGCGGACGTCCGGCCTCAGGCCGATCCCGCCGCCGGCCGCAGTTCGCTCGCCCGCGAGCGCGCCCGCGAGATCACCGACGGGCGCGCCTCGAAGGAGACGACCACGTCGTCGTCGCCGTAGGTGACGTCCTCGACGCGGGCGTTGTCGTGGATCCACGAGACCAGACTCATCGTGTCGTCGGTCATCGGGAGCACAAGCCGCTCGCGCTCCCAGTCGGGGAGTTCGGCGTCGATCCGGTCGAGCAGGGCGTCGACGTTCGTCCCCTCTTTCGCGCTCACGGCGACGGGGTTGGGCGCGAGCGCCGACAGCGCCGCCCGCTTCTCGGCGAGTTCCGCCTCGTCGACCCGATCGATCTTGTTGAGTACCGTCACGATCGGCGCCTCGTTGCGCTCGTAGAGCGTGTCGTGGCTGGTGACGAGTTTCTCGTGGATCTCGTCGACCGGTTCGCTCACGTCGACGACGAGCAAGACGAGGTCCGCCCGGTAGACCGAATCGAGCGTCGACTTGAACGACTCGACGAGCCAGTGGGGCAGGTCGCTGATGAACCCGACCGTGTCGGTGACGAGCACGTCGCGGGAGTCGACGTCCGCCCGGCGGGTCGTCGTCCCGAGCGTCGTGAACAGCCGATCCTGGGACTCGGCGGTCGCGTCGAGGTCGGGGTGGAGGTCCTCGTTCTCGTCGACGTCCAGGTCGTCGGCGAGTCGACGGAGCAGCGTCGACTTCCCGGCGTTCGTGTACCCCGCGAGGGCCACGAGGTCGAACCCGGAGTCGCGCCGGCGCTCGCGGCGCTGCTCCTCGGTGTGCTCGATCCGGTCGAGTTCGTCCTTGATCCGGCTGATCTGGGACTTGATGTCCTGCTCGCGGCTCTCGTCGTACTCGCCCAGCCCCATGAACCCGGGGTGTTCCTCGCGCTTGGCGAGGCTCACCTTCGCCTCGACGCGGGGCAGTTCGTACCGGAGTTCGGCGAGTTCGACCTGTAGCTGTGCCTTCCGGGTCTGCGCGCGCTGGCCGAAGATCTCGAGAATCAGCGTGAACCGGTCTATCACCTCGACGCCGTCGGGGAGCAGGCGCCCGAGGTTGTACGTCTGGTACGGCCCGAGTCGGTTGTCGAAGATGACCGTCGTGGCGTCGGTCGCCTCGACGGTCCGGGCCAGTTCGTTCGCCTTCCCTTCCCCCAACTGGAGGGCCGGGTCGGCCTTCCGGGCCTGGGTGACCTCGCCGACGACCTCGTAGCCCGCGGCCTCGGCGAGGTCACGGATCTCCTCGGTGTCGGGCGTCCCGGAGTCGACGCGCTTTGCGATGATCGCTCTCATGTCAGTAGGGGTGTGAAACCGCCGGGGTCGTCTTCGCTCGAACGCCGCGGGACGCACGGACCGACGGGTCCGCGGTCGCCCGGACTCGCGCGCGACGCGGGGTCGACGCTACGGACGGCGGCCCCTCACCTCGGTTGCGAACGCGACGCTCATGTCCCCGGTTACGGCCCCGACCGTCTTGAATCCCGTGCCGGAACCGGTATCGGTCCCCCGACGTGACCGATCGAGAGACAGTCGTATCACCATAACAGTCTTGTCGAACGAACGCTTCCTTCCGGTCGATGGTGGACATCGATCCGACGGCACTGGGTCTCGAGTTCGGCGGTGGCGCGGCGATCGGTGCGCTGATGGGATTCGCGGCGAAGAAGATCGCGAAGCTGATCGCCGTCATCATCGGGATACAGCTCGTCGTCTTCCGGTTTCTGGAGTCGAAAGGTATCCTCGTCGTCGACTGGGAGCGCCTCTCGGCGGGTCTCCTCAAGACCAGCGAGCGAGCGCAGAACGCGGACGCACAGTGGATCGAGCCGATCCTCTCGACGCTGTCGGTCGGCGCGGGCTTCGTCGGCGGTTTCATGATCGGCTTCCGCCGGGGCTGACCGTCGCCGGTCGGTCGCCGATCACCGGGTGCTCAACTCGTCTTTGTCCTTGACGATCCGCGTCTCGGCGGTCCCGCTCGTGTGCTCGTTGACCACGTCGTAGAAGTCGTTTTGCAGTCCCGCGGGGAACGTCACGACGCCGATCCAGGAGCCGTCGGGCTGCCACTCCTCGCGCTCCAGGTCGCCGTACTGGCGGACCTTCGCCTGGGCGCTGCCGGCGTACTCCGGCGGGATCTGAACCGCGACCGTCACCTCCTCGAATCGGATCGGGATCACCGGCCGGAGCGCGTCGAGGGCGTCGTCGACCTGCTCGCTGACCGGATCCATCGGGTCGACGGTAAAGCCCGCCTCCTCCAGGGCGTTCTCGATGCGCTCGGGCGGGTGGGGCGCGTCGTCCATCTGCGGGTTCACGGCGTTGCGAGCGATGGTGTTGATCAGCTGTTTACGCTTTTGCTCTTGCATCTCGCGGCGCTGCTCGGCCGTGATCTGGATCTCGCCGCGTTTGATGACCTCGGGGATGATCTCGAGCGGTTCCGTCGTGTCGAAGACCTTTTCGAGGTCGTTCTCGGCCGGGCGGTCGCCGCGAGAGGCGTCCTCGAAGACGTCCTCGGCGGCGATCACCTCTTCGAGGTCGCCCTCGAACTCGCCGCGTTTGATCGCGAGCGCCGCGTCGGGGTCGACCAGCACCTCGAATCGTGCCCCGTGGGACTCGAGTCGCGCCGTCACCGCCTCGTCCAGTGATATCATACGCTACGGTATCTCCGCCAGTTAAAAGAGTGTTTCCCGAAAACGCGCCTCGACGGCGATTACTCGTCGGCGGCGTCGCCCTCGTCGAGCAGGTCGTTCTCGACGAGGTACTCCTCGATCCGATCGTCGTCCAGCTGTTCGAACGACTCGGTTTCGGCGTCGACGGTGGCGAGGCCGACCTCCTTGGGCAGCAGCGAGCCGTCGTTGACCGAGGCCAGCGCGTCGAGCGCGAGGGCGACGCCGCCCTCGAGGTCCGCCTCCTCGTCGTAGTTGTCCTCGAGGAAGCTCTGGAGTTCGCCGCGGTCGGCGCCGACCGCCAGCGCCTTCCACTCGTAGGGCGTCCCGGAGGGGTCGGTCTCGAACAGGCGGGGCTCGCCGTTCTCGATGCCGCCGACGATGAGTGCGACGCCGAACGGTCGAGCGCCGCCGACCTGCGTGTACTGCTGGATGTGGTCGGTGACGGTCTTCGTCAGCGTCTCGACGCCGATCGGCTCGCCGTAGCGCAGGCGGTTGACCTGCGACTGCCGGCGGGCGAAGTCGATCAACTGGCGGGCGTCGGCGACGTGGCCGGCGCTCGCGATGCCGATGTGGTCGTCGGCCTTGTGGATCTTCTCGACGCTCGTGTCCTCGAGCAGCGGGGAGGGGATCCGCTTGTCCACCGCGAGGACGACGCCGCCGTTCGTTCGGATGCCGATGCTCGCGGTGCCGCGTTTGACCGCCTCGCGGGCGTACTCCACCTGGTAGAGTCGGCCGTCTGGCGAGAAGATCGTGATGCCGCGGTCGTACGCCTGCTGTTGGGCTTGTCCCTGCATAGTATCACGCTAAATCGTAATCGAGGTCTGTCGCGCCCGGGCCCGCGTCATCGAGCCGCGGTCGCACGCCTGCAGATCCATTTCGCGCGACGGCGACTCGGTCTGCGGTTCCGAACACGACGTTTCTCTCCTCGGAATCTTGCCCGCGTCGACCTAAATACTTTTCTTACCGTGGTGGGTTTCTCCGCTACCTCGGCCGATTACTCTTCCGGACGGGCCGGTCGGTCCGGCTCAGCGCCCGAGGTACTTCTCCTCTGCGGCCCGGATCGTCCCGCTGACGCCCCGTACCCGCACTCCGAGGGGCGCGCCGTCGATCCCGTCGATACAGGCCAGCGCCGCCCGCCCGGCCTCGACCTCGCCGTGGCGGACCCGCACGATGGCCTCGCCGGTCCCGTCGGCAAACGAGAAGCGCATCACCGTCAGGTCGGCGTCGGCGCTGCCCGGGTCCCCGAGCAGGTTCTGTCCGGCGTACCAGAGTTCGCGCTGGAACGCCCGCCGGTCGAGTTCCGTCTCTGGCGGCGTCCGGAGGTCGACCGCGAGGTAGCGCCAGTGCGGGCGCAGGTGTTTCGGCAGGTGTTTCATTCCGCGTCGGCCTCGCGCCCGCGCTCGGCGACGAGGACGCCCACCTGGTCGTGGACGCGCTCGACGGCCGTCAGCGCGAACCCCGCGTCGGTGAGCGCGTCGGCCAGCGTCCCGACCGTCGCCGGATCGTCGACCTCGGGGCTGTAGAACGGCTCCTCTGGGTCCGGTTCGCCGAAGAACATCACGTCCCCGAGGACGAACCGTCGGGGCCCGAGGGCGGCGATGGCGTCGATCGCCTCGCGCTTCTCGGCGTCGGAGAGGTGGTGCATCGCGAAGTTCGACGTTACCACGTCGACCGGGCCGTCGTAGTTCGGTTCGCGGAACGTCCCGTAGTCGAACGCGACGTTCTCGATCCCCCGCTCGTCGGCCTTCCGACGGGCCTCCTCCATCATCCCCTCGCTGATGTCCCGGCCGACGACGCGGTCCGCCTCGGACGCCAGCGCCAGCGCGATGGCGCCGGTACCGGTCCCGAGGTCCAGCACGACGCCGTCGACGTCGGCGGCGTGTTCGATCACCAGATTCGCGCAGGCGCGGTACTCCTCGGAACTGGAGTCGTCGTACTCGGTCGCCTTCTCGTCGAACCGCGCGGCGTGTTCCTCAAGGTTCCTCTTCATACCTACCGCGTTCGACCCCCGGTTCAATGAAGGACTCGGACCTGATCCGTCGGTTGCGCTCGGCCAGCCGTCCCCACTCGCGCAGGCCGTCCTCGATCCACTCGCCGGCGAAGCCGATCCGCTCCCCGACGGCGGCGAGTTCCCGCGGCGCGCGCAGCTGGAAGCGGTTCGTCGGTCCCGCGCTCACGACGTACGGCGCGTCGTAGTAGGCGACGATCTCGCGGAGCTTTCGCAGCGACTGGAGCGCCTGCACCCGCCGGCCGCCGCTCTCGCGCAGGGCGACCGAGAGGTCGAACTCGATGCGGACCCCGTTCTCGACGGCCGCCTTCGCGAGGACGTGGTTGACGTCACCCTTGCCCGCCATCGGGTGCGAGAGTACGTCCACCTTGTCGTTCTCGACGGCAAAGCGGTTCATCGCCGGCGTCCCGCCGCCGACCGCGACGATCGTATGCGACGTACGGAAGTTGCCGACCGAGCCGCTGGCCCGCTGGGGATTCTCCGCGCGGATCTCGACCCCCTCGACGACGTCCACGCCGTACTCGTCGGCGAGTTCCGCGGCGTCGTAGTCGGCTCGCGAGCCCGCGTGGTTGCGCACGACGACGCCCTCGAAGCCGTACTCGGCGGCGGTCTCGGCGAACTGGGCGACCGTGCTGTCGCCGTCGGGGCTGGCGCGGACGGCCTCGTACATACCCGGATCGAGACGGGGCTCCGACTTGGGGTTTGCGTCACGCGACAGACCGTCATCGACGCTCACCGCGGGCGACCGACGGGAGCGCGGGCCGAACTACGGAGTAGAGACTCGATCAGTTGAGGATAGATTGCGCCACCGTCGCGAGCTGGCCGTTGTCCGCTTCTTCGAGGCGTTCGTCGCCGATCTTCAGGCGCAGGCGCGGGCGGCCGACGTCGATGGGCACCTTCTCGGTGTCGATGAGACCCATGTCCTCGAGTTTGGTCTTCGTCCGGCTGAAGGTGGCCTTGCTGGCGATCCCGACGTCCTCGCCCCACTTGCTGATGTCGTACAGCAGCGCCTCGTTCTTGGCGGCGACGAGCAGCGAGATGGTGACCTCGTCCAGACCGTCGCCGTCGCCGCGGGCGGTCTCGAGCGAGTCGAGGATCGCGGTGAAGTCGGCCTCGGCCTCGGGACTGATCTCCTCGGCGAGGGTCTCCTTGACCCGCGTGATCGGCGGCGTCCGGAGGTTGAACGCCTCGGCGTCGGCCCAGCGGCTCTCGTAGGTGTCGGCCGCGGCCGCGACGAACTCCTCGTCGTCGGTGACGAGGCCGCCGACGCGGTCGCCGGCGTGGACGACCGCGACGACGCGGTCCTCGGTGACCAGCAGCGAGTTCTCCGGCGCCTGCTCGAGGGTGCGCAGTTCGAGGGCGTCCTCGGCGATGAGGTCGGCGGCGTTCGAGGCGACGATGAAGTCGTCCATCACGTCCTTGAGGGTGCGCTCGTCGGCGAGCATGTGGACGGTCGGCAACTCGCCGTCGAAGGCGGTGGCGACGGAGACGAACTCCTCGATCGCGTCCCACGAGGGATTGACCATGTAAACGTCGCCGCTGGCGTCCTCGAGGACGGTTTCGAGGATATCGTCAATCTGATGGTTAAGTAAATTCGAACCCATTTCTATGCAGAAGTAATCGCCAGCAATCTACTTAATTTTGTTGGCCGTTCGCACGTCAGAACTTCGCCTCAGTACCGTAAACCGGTGATTTTTGTCGGGAGATTTCGTCATTTCTCGATTCGCGACGCAACTTCAGCCCGAACGCCGGATAGTTCACCGCCGTTCGGTTCT
The Salinilacihabitans rarus DNA segment above includes these coding regions:
- a CDS encoding HalOD1 output domain-containing protein, yielding MLLSADRSETRRDRSLSFEIINAVAEREGVDATEIEPPEYEALYDVLNPEALDALFSPREDGTPRSNGTVEFRFCGYDVVVTGDGDVDVRE
- a CDS encoding acyl-CoA thioesterase, which gives rise to MTEYTYAVDVDVRLRDIDFMGHVNNAVYATYLEQARAAFFEDVIGESLVTADTVLANLEIDYRRPIDADESVTVALGVPEPGTSSLPMEYEVRADGERAATARTVQVIVDRETGRSREMPPEWRDRIRAHRERRSP
- a CDS encoding DUF7547 family protein, with amino-acid sequence MDGSDEDLAEAVRELSETLRELRRELEREGREGRERRRGRPFRFRPPRPEDLLRFADDVALPTLIALLEATLRSLEAFQRGLALVRRERRARDRTRETAETTRARADELGERALDQLDVALSELQRALSGEGADVPDDRARDLLVDARELRDEVDRRLRDATAGPEPGDERGRAIEIEDGSDDADETEADPSVDVDAELETLRERYGPEEDAEGGEGNDESDDEDGVAEDGDEEDEATDDGGDEENGT
- a CDS encoding Zn-ribbon domain-containing OB-fold protein, whose amino-acid sequence is MTMDAYRYEDGSISYPGHPLGPDGSESVETIDLSEYTAEVVTWTTSTATPPGVREPNHIAIVEFDVDGEPVRAIGQLTTDDVEVGDEVRPVYVEELREPGAGIKEPKSQEWDGYRFEPV
- a CDS encoding thiolase C-terminal domain-containing protein, with translation MERVAIIGASMTQFGQRDAWIRDLLAEAGIDCLEDAGVDPDEIEHLYVSNMASGEFEGQGGIMNGLAHDLGALPAYTERVDQTSSSGGAGIYAAWRSIASGASEMTLLVGGEKMTHRTTAEATDVIASITHPCEYKHGVTLPSFAGLTARHYLDRFDAPRESLAKVAVKNHRNGVDNPNAQFRREVDVETVLGSPVVADPLRLYDFCPITDGSAALLFCPESVAREYADEYAVIAGIDGATDTHVVHERPDPTVMSGVVESGRGAYEMSGYEPDDVDVAELHDMFTILEFLQMEGLGFAEHGEAWELVEAGYTDRDGELPINTSGGLKSKGHPLGASGVAQGVEIYEQLVGEAGPRQVEADVGLACNVGGFGNCVITTIMEAAR
- a CDS encoding pentapeptide repeat-containing protein, with translation MQPELTRGNVGAVCCWRPRWGDGERCVWHADVESKPREAFEADRPRRGERLDGAILRSVSLAGVTWLAGCRLIGADFTGAILRGVDFTGADLRRSTFRDVDLRRATFERAVVEDALFVNADLREATFLDARLDRTLFSDAPMDRETAFGDRLVYERLIDEADDREAVIDFADGATWTYRELQRIFDENALPDRSIEYYRREMDLRRRVAWKTGAYRRAIKLAGSHWLMRYGTSPWRVVASSLVLILVCALLYPLTGGIREVGVDTAITYSLEDPTQASLAALLSVFFRSLYFSIVTFATLGYGDIQPIGTVARTIAGVESLLGSLLMALLVFVLTRSVR
- the hflX gene encoding GTPase HflX, producing MRAIIAKRVDSGTPDTEEIRDLAEAAGYEVVGEVTQARKADPALQLGEGKANELARTVEATDATTVIFDNRLGPYQTYNLGRLLPDGVEVIDRFTLILEIFGQRAQTRKAQLQVELAELRYELPRVEAKVSLAKREEHPGFMGLGEYDESREQDIKSQISRIKDELDRIEHTEEQRRERRRDSGFDLVALAGYTNAGKSTLLRRLADDLDVDENEDLHPDLDATAESQDRLFTTLGTTTRRADVDSRDVLVTDTVGFISDLPHWLVESFKSTLDSVYRADLVLLVVDVSEPVDEIHEKLVTSHDTLYERNEAPIVTVLNKIDRVDEAELAEKRAALSALAPNPVAVSAKEGTNVDALLDRIDAELPDWERERLVLPMTDDTMSLVSWIHDNARVEDVTYGDDDVVVSFEARPSVISRARSRASELRPAAGSA
- a CDS encoding FUN14 domain-containing protein, coding for MVDIDPTALGLEFGGGAAIGALMGFAAKKIAKLIAVIIGIQLVVFRFLESKGILVVDWERLSAGLLKTSERAQNADAQWIEPILSTLSVGAGFVGGFMIGFRRG
- a CDS encoding ribosome assembly factor SBDS, whose product is MISLDEAVTARLESHGARFEVLVDPDAALAIKRGEFEGDLEEVIAAEDVFEDASRGDRPAENDLEKVFDTTEPLEIIPEVIKRGEIQITAEQRREMQEQKRKQLINTIARNAVNPQMDDAPHPPERIENALEEAGFTVDPMDPVSEQVDDALDALRPVIPIRFEEVTVAVQIPPEYAGSAQAKVRQYGDLEREEWQPDGSWIGVVTFPAGLQNDFYDVVNEHTSGTAETRIVKDKDELSTR
- the psmA gene encoding archaeal proteasome endopeptidase complex subunit alpha; this encodes MQGQAQQQAYDRGITIFSPDGRLYQVEYAREAVKRGTASIGIRTNGGVVLAVDKRIPSPLLEDTSVEKIHKADDHIGIASAGHVADARQLIDFARRQSQVNRLRYGEPIGVETLTKTVTDHIQQYTQVGGARPFGVALIVGGIENGEPRLFETDPSGTPYEWKALAVGADRGELQSFLEDNYDEEADLEGGVALALDALASVNDGSLLPKEVGLATVDAETESFEQLDDDRIEEYLVENDLLDEGDAADE
- a CDS encoding class I SAM-dependent methyltransferase; translated protein: MKRNLEEHAARFDEKATEYDDSSSEEYRACANLVIEHAADVDGVVLDLGTGTGAIALALASEADRVVGRDISEGMMEEARRKADERGIENVAFDYGTFREPNYDGPVDVVTSNFAMHHLSDAEKREAIDAIAALGPRRFVLGDVMFFGEPDPEEPFYSPEVDDPATVGTLADALTDAGFALTAVERVHDQVGVLVAERGREADAE
- a CDS encoding RNase P subunit p30 family protein, whose translation is MYEAVRASPDGDSTVAQFAETAAEYGFEGVVVRNHAGSRADYDAAELADEYGVDVVEGVEIRAENPQRASGSVGNFRTSHTIVAVGGGTPAMNRFAVENDKVDVLSHPMAGKGDVNHVLAKAAVENGVRIEFDLSVALRESGGRRVQALQSLRKLREIVAYYDAPYVVSAGPTNRFQLRAPRELAAVGERIGFAGEWIEDGLREWGRLAERNRRIRSESFIEPGVERGRYEEEP